Proteins co-encoded in one Gouania willdenowi chromosome 1, fGouWil2.1, whole genome shotgun sequence genomic window:
- the LOC114464561 gene encoding SWI/SNF-related matrix-associated actin-dependent regulator of chromatin subfamily A member 5 isoform X6, which produces MKPGHPRIKKDEKQNLLSAGDNHHRRTEQEEDEELLSESTKTTNVCTCFDDSPSYVKSGKMRDYQVRGLNWLISLYENGINGILADEMGLGKTLQTISLLGYMKHYRNIPGPHMVLVPKSTLYNWMNEFHRWVPSLRAVCLIGDRDKRTALIRDVLLPGEWDVCVTSYEMLIIEKAVLKKFNWRYLVIDEAHRIKNEKSKLSEIVREFKTTNRLLLTGTPLQNNLHELWALLNFLLPDVFNSSEDFDSWFDTNNCLGDTKLVERLHTVLRPFLLRRIKADVEKTLLPKKEIKMYVGLSKMQREWYTKILMKDIDILNSAGKMDKMRLQNVLMQLRKCCNHPYLFDGAEPGPPYTTDLHLVVNSGKMAVLDKLLPKLKEQGSRVLIFSQMTRVLDILEDYCMWRNYGYCRLDGQTPHEERQISINAFNEPNSSKFLFMLSTRAGGLGINLATADVVILYDSDWNPQVDLQAMDRAHRIGQQKQVRVFRFITENTVEERIVERAEMKLRLDSIVIQQGRLVDPSANKLGKDEMLSIIRHGATHVFSSKESEITDDDIDAILERGKRKTMEMKEKLSTLGESSLRNFTMDTENSSVYTFEGEDYREKKKVITNWIEPPKRDRKANYAVDAYFREALRVSEPKAPKAPRPPKQPNVQDFQFFPPRLFELLEKEFLFYRKTIGYKVPRNPDLPNSAQVQKEEQAKIDEAEALSEEELEEKEALLQQGFTIWNKRDFNQFIKANEKWGRDDIENIAREVEGKTPEEVMEYSAVFWERCNELQDIEKIMAQIERGEARIQRRISIKKALDSKIGRYKAPFHQLRISYGTNKGKNYTEEEDRFLICMLHKLGFDKESVYDELRQCIRRSPQFRFDWFLKSRTSMDLQRRCNTLITLIERENMELEEREKAEKKKRGPKTGSVSFHFISQNVLFNSNVAPQL; this is translated from the exons ATGAAGCCAGGACATCCTCGTATCAAGAAAGATGAGAAACAGAACCTTCTGTCGGCTGGAGA CAACCATCATCGCCGCACAGAGcaggaggaagatgaagagCTGCTCAGTGAGAGCACAAAGACTACTAATGTGTGCACTTGCTTCGATGACTCTCCCTCCT ATGTCAAGTCTGGAAAAATGAGGGACTACCAGGTCCGTGGTTTGAACTGGCTCATATCTTTGTATGAAAATGGAATCAACGGCATCCTGGCTGACGAAATG GGTTTGGGAAAGACCCTCCAAACCATTTCCCTGCTTGGTTACATGAAGCACTACAGAAACATTCCGGGTCCACACATGGTCCTCGTTCCTAAGTCAACGCTCTATAACTGGATGAATGAGTTTCATCGCTGGGTGCCTTCCCTTCGTGCTGTCTGTCTGATTGGAGACAGAGACAAGAGA ACCGCTTTGATCCGAGACGTGCTGCTGCCCGGTGAGTGGGACGTTTGTGTAACGTCATACGAGATGCTCATCATTGAAAAGGCCGTGTTAAAGAAGTTCAACTGGAGATACCTGGTCATCGATGAGGCTCACAGGATCAAGAATGAGAAGTCAAAG CTGTCAGAAATTGTGCGTGAGTTTAAAACCACCAATCGTTTGCTGTTGACTGGAACTCCCCTGCAAAACAACCTCCATGAACTCTGGGCTCTGCTGAACTTCCTGCTGCCagatgtttttaattcttcAGAG GACTTTGATTCCTGGTTTGACACGAACAACTGTTTGGGTGATACTAAGCTGGTTGAACGTCTTCACACT GTTCTGCGTCCTTTCCTTCTGCGTCGTATCAAAGCTGACGTGGAGAAGACTCTTTTGCCTAAAAAAGAGATCAAGATGTATGTGGGCCTGAGCAAGATGCAACGAGAATG GTACACCAAGATTCTGATGAAGGACATTGACATTCTGAACTCTGCGGGAAAAATGGATAAGATGCGTCTGCAAAACGTCCTCATGCAACTGAGGAAGTGCTGCAACCACCCGTACCTGTTTGACGGGGCCGAACCAGGTCCCCCATACACAACTGACCTCCACCTGGTGGTAAACAGTGGCAAGATGGCGGTTCTGGACAAGCTGCTGCCCAAACTTAAGGAGCAGG GTTCGCGTGTGCTCATCTTCAGTCAGATGACCAGGGTGCTGGACATCTTGGAGGACTACTGCATGTGGAGGAACTATGGTTACTGTCGTCTGGATGGTCAGACGCCACACGAAGAGAGACAG ATCTCCATCAATGCATTCAATGAGCCGAACAGTTCAAAGTTCCTCTTCATGCTGAGCACCAGGGCCGGTGGTCTTGGGATTAATCTGGCGACGGCTGATGTGGTCATTCTCTACGACTCAGACTGGAATCCCCAAGTGGACCTGCAGGCCATG GACCGAGCTCACAGGATTGGTCAGCAGAAGCAGGTTCGCGTTTTCCGCTTCATCACAGAAAACACGGTGGAAGAAAGGATTGTAGAAAGAGCTGAGATGAAACTTCGCTTGGACTCTATTGTCATTCAGCAAG GACGACTGGTGGATCCCAGTGCAAACAAACTGGGCAAAGATGAGATGCTCTCCATCATCCGTCACGGCGCCACACACGTGTTTTCTTCCAAAGAGAGCGAAATCACAGACGATGACATCGATGCTATCCTGGAGCGCGGTAAACGGAAG ACTATGGAGATGAAGGAGAAGCTGTCTACACTGGGAGAGAGTTCTCTGAGGAACTTCACCATGGACACAGAGAACAGCAGCGTGTACACATTTGAAGGAGAGGACtacagagagaagaagaag GTCATCACGAACTGGATTGAACCACCTAAGAGAGACAGGAAGGCCAATTACGCTGTGGATGCTTATTTCAGAGAAGCTCTGAGAGTCAGTGAGCCGAAAGCACCCAAG gcTCCTCGTCCTCCCAAGCAGCCAAATGTTCAGGACTTCCAGTTCTTCCCACCACGTCTTTTTGAGCTTCTCGAAAAGGAATTTCTGTTTTACAGAAAAACTATTGGATATAAG GTTCCCCGTAACCCAGACTTGCCAAACTCAGCGCAGGTCCAGAAAGAAGAGCAGGCGAAGATCGATGAAGCTGAGGCTCTATCtgaggaagagctggaggagaagGAGGCTCTTTTACAGCAG GGATTTACTATTTGGAACAAACGTGACTTTAACCAGTTTATCAAAGCCAATGAGAAGTGGGGAAGAGATGATATCGAGAACATTGCCCGAGAGGTCGAAGGAAAGACTCCAGAGGAAGTCATGGAATATTCTG CTGTTTTCTGGGAACGCTGCAATGAACTGCAAGATATTGAGAAGATCATGGCCCAGATAGAAAGAGGAGAAGCCAGGATCCAGAGGAGGATCAGCATAAAGAAAGCTCTGGATTCAAAG ATTGGACGCTACAAGGCACCCTTCCATCAGCTGCGTATATCTTATGGCACTAACAAAGGCAAGAACTACACAGAGGAAGAGGATCGTTTCCTCATCTGTATGCTCCACAAGCTTGGCTTCGACAAAGAGAGCGTCTATGATGAGCTTCGTCAGTGCATCCGACGCTCGCCACAGTTTCGCTTCGACTGGTTTCTCAAATCCAGGACCTCCATG GACCTTCAGAGGCGCTGCAACACTCTGATCACACTAATTGAAAGAGAGAACATGGAGCTGGAGGAGCGCGAGAAggctgagaaaaagaaaaggggcCCAAAGACCGGATCTGTAAGTTTCCATTTCATCTCACAAAATGTGTTGTTTAATAGCAATGTAGCACCACAGCTTTGA
- the LOC114464561 gene encoding SWI/SNF-related matrix-associated actin-dependent regulator of chromatin subfamily A member 5 isoform X2, whose protein sequence is MSESENYTDQREEPSEVEEVGGAEEKTDSSDAGKDSSSDAGPDGQDASSSPSSSQLKDVSPGYEEKVQTDRSNRFEYLLKQTELFAHFIQPTAQKTPTSPLKMKPGHPRIKKDEKQNLLSAGDNHHRRTEQEEDEELLSESTKTTNVCTCFDDSPSYVKSGKMRDYQVRGLNWLISLYENGINGILADEMGLGKTLQTISLLGYMKHYRNIPGPHMVLVPKSTLYNWMNEFHRWVPSLRAVCLIGDRDKRTALIRDVLLPGEWDVCVTSYEMLIIEKAVLKKFNWRYLVIDEAHRIKNEKSKLSEIVREFKTTNRLLLTGTPLQNNLHELWALLNFLLPDVFNSSEDFDSWFDTNNCLGDTKLVERLHTVLRPFLLRRIKADVEKTLLPKKEIKMYVGLSKMQREWYTKILMKDIDILNSAGKMDKMRLQNVLMQLRKCCNHPYLFDGAEPGPPYTTDLHLVVNSGKMAVLDKLLPKLKEQGSRVLIFSQMTRVLDILEDYCMWRNYGYCRLDGQTPHEERQISINAFNEPNSSKFLFMLSTRAGGLGINLATADVVILYDSDWNPQVDLQAMDRAHRIGQQKQVRVFRFITENTVEERIVERAEMKLRLDSIVIQQGRLVDPSANKLGKDEMLSIIRHGATHVFSSKESEITDDDIDAILERGKRKTMEMKEKLSTLGESSLRNFTMDTENSSVYTFEGEDYREKKKVITNWIEPPKRDRKANYAVDAYFREALRVSEPKAPKAPRPPKQPNVQDFQFFPPRLFELLEKEFLFYRKTIGYKVPRNPDLPNSAQVQKEEQAKIDEAEALSEEELEEKEALLQQGFTIWNKRDFNQFIKANEKWGRDDIENIAREVEGKTPEEVMEYSAVFWERCNELQDIEKIMAQIERGEARIQRRISIKKALDSKIGRYKAPFHQLRISYGTNKGKNYTEEEDRFLICMLHKLGFDKESVYDELRQCIRRSPQFRFDWFLKSRTSMDLQRRCNTLITLIERENMELEEREKAEKKKRGPKTGSVSFHFISQNVLFNSNVAPQL, encoded by the exons GAGAAGACTGACTCCTCAGATGCTGGAAAAGATTCCTCTTCTGATGCTGGTCCTGATGGACAAGATGCATCGTCCTCCCCTTCGTCTTCTCAACTCAAAGATGTTTCCCCAGGATATGAAGAGAAAGTG CAAACAGACCGGAGCAACAGATTTGAGTATCTGTTGAAGCAAACTGAGCTCTTTGCTCACTTTATCCAACCAACGGCCCAGAAGACCCCGACCTCACCGCTAAAAATGAAGCCAGGACATCCTCGTATCAAGAAAGATGAGAAACAGAACCTTCTGTCGGCTGGAGA CAACCATCATCGCCGCACAGAGcaggaggaagatgaagagCTGCTCAGTGAGAGCACAAAGACTACTAATGTGTGCACTTGCTTCGATGACTCTCCCTCCT ATGTCAAGTCTGGAAAAATGAGGGACTACCAGGTCCGTGGTTTGAACTGGCTCATATCTTTGTATGAAAATGGAATCAACGGCATCCTGGCTGACGAAATG GGTTTGGGAAAGACCCTCCAAACCATTTCCCTGCTTGGTTACATGAAGCACTACAGAAACATTCCGGGTCCACACATGGTCCTCGTTCCTAAGTCAACGCTCTATAACTGGATGAATGAGTTTCATCGCTGGGTGCCTTCCCTTCGTGCTGTCTGTCTGATTGGAGACAGAGACAAGAGA ACCGCTTTGATCCGAGACGTGCTGCTGCCCGGTGAGTGGGACGTTTGTGTAACGTCATACGAGATGCTCATCATTGAAAAGGCCGTGTTAAAGAAGTTCAACTGGAGATACCTGGTCATCGATGAGGCTCACAGGATCAAGAATGAGAAGTCAAAG CTGTCAGAAATTGTGCGTGAGTTTAAAACCACCAATCGTTTGCTGTTGACTGGAACTCCCCTGCAAAACAACCTCCATGAACTCTGGGCTCTGCTGAACTTCCTGCTGCCagatgtttttaattcttcAGAG GACTTTGATTCCTGGTTTGACACGAACAACTGTTTGGGTGATACTAAGCTGGTTGAACGTCTTCACACT GTTCTGCGTCCTTTCCTTCTGCGTCGTATCAAAGCTGACGTGGAGAAGACTCTTTTGCCTAAAAAAGAGATCAAGATGTATGTGGGCCTGAGCAAGATGCAACGAGAATG GTACACCAAGATTCTGATGAAGGACATTGACATTCTGAACTCTGCGGGAAAAATGGATAAGATGCGTCTGCAAAACGTCCTCATGCAACTGAGGAAGTGCTGCAACCACCCGTACCTGTTTGACGGGGCCGAACCAGGTCCCCCATACACAACTGACCTCCACCTGGTGGTAAACAGTGGCAAGATGGCGGTTCTGGACAAGCTGCTGCCCAAACTTAAGGAGCAGG GTTCGCGTGTGCTCATCTTCAGTCAGATGACCAGGGTGCTGGACATCTTGGAGGACTACTGCATGTGGAGGAACTATGGTTACTGTCGTCTGGATGGTCAGACGCCACACGAAGAGAGACAG ATCTCCATCAATGCATTCAATGAGCCGAACAGTTCAAAGTTCCTCTTCATGCTGAGCACCAGGGCCGGTGGTCTTGGGATTAATCTGGCGACGGCTGATGTGGTCATTCTCTACGACTCAGACTGGAATCCCCAAGTGGACCTGCAGGCCATG GACCGAGCTCACAGGATTGGTCAGCAGAAGCAGGTTCGCGTTTTCCGCTTCATCACAGAAAACACGGTGGAAGAAAGGATTGTAGAAAGAGCTGAGATGAAACTTCGCTTGGACTCTATTGTCATTCAGCAAG GACGACTGGTGGATCCCAGTGCAAACAAACTGGGCAAAGATGAGATGCTCTCCATCATCCGTCACGGCGCCACACACGTGTTTTCTTCCAAAGAGAGCGAAATCACAGACGATGACATCGATGCTATCCTGGAGCGCGGTAAACGGAAG ACTATGGAGATGAAGGAGAAGCTGTCTACACTGGGAGAGAGTTCTCTGAGGAACTTCACCATGGACACAGAGAACAGCAGCGTGTACACATTTGAAGGAGAGGACtacagagagaagaagaag GTCATCACGAACTGGATTGAACCACCTAAGAGAGACAGGAAGGCCAATTACGCTGTGGATGCTTATTTCAGAGAAGCTCTGAGAGTCAGTGAGCCGAAAGCACCCAAG gcTCCTCGTCCTCCCAAGCAGCCAAATGTTCAGGACTTCCAGTTCTTCCCACCACGTCTTTTTGAGCTTCTCGAAAAGGAATTTCTGTTTTACAGAAAAACTATTGGATATAAG GTTCCCCGTAACCCAGACTTGCCAAACTCAGCGCAGGTCCAGAAAGAAGAGCAGGCGAAGATCGATGAAGCTGAGGCTCTATCtgaggaagagctggaggagaagGAGGCTCTTTTACAGCAG GGATTTACTATTTGGAACAAACGTGACTTTAACCAGTTTATCAAAGCCAATGAGAAGTGGGGAAGAGATGATATCGAGAACATTGCCCGAGAGGTCGAAGGAAAGACTCCAGAGGAAGTCATGGAATATTCTG CTGTTTTCTGGGAACGCTGCAATGAACTGCAAGATATTGAGAAGATCATGGCCCAGATAGAAAGAGGAGAAGCCAGGATCCAGAGGAGGATCAGCATAAAGAAAGCTCTGGATTCAAAG ATTGGACGCTACAAGGCACCCTTCCATCAGCTGCGTATATCTTATGGCACTAACAAAGGCAAGAACTACACAGAGGAAGAGGATCGTTTCCTCATCTGTATGCTCCACAAGCTTGGCTTCGACAAAGAGAGCGTCTATGATGAGCTTCGTCAGTGCATCCGACGCTCGCCACAGTTTCGCTTCGACTGGTTTCTCAAATCCAGGACCTCCATG GACCTTCAGAGGCGCTGCAACACTCTGATCACACTAATTGAAAGAGAGAACATGGAGCTGGAGGAGCGCGAGAAggctgagaaaaagaaaaggggcCCAAAGACCGGATCTGTAAGTTTCCATTTCATCTCACAAAATGTGTTGTTTAATAGCAATGTAGCACCACAGCTTTGA
- the LOC114464561 gene encoding SWI/SNF-related matrix-associated actin-dependent regulator of chromatin subfamily A member 5 isoform X1, producing MSESENYTDQWEEPMEVEEVGGAEEKTDSSDAGKDSSSDAGPDGQDASSSPSSSQLKDVSPGYEEKVQTDRSNRFEYLLKQTELFAHFIQPTAQKTPTSPLKMKPGHPRIKKDEKQNLLSAGDNHHRRTEQEEDEELLSESTKTTNVCTCFDDSPSYVKSGKMRDYQVRGLNWLISLYENGINGILADEMGLGKTLQTISLLGYMKHYRNIPGPHMVLVPKSTLYNWMNEFHRWVPSLRAVCLIGDRDKRTALIRDVLLPGEWDVCVTSYEMLIIEKAVLKKFNWRYLVIDEAHRIKNEKSKLSEIVREFKTTNRLLLTGTPLQNNLHELWALLNFLLPDVFNSSEDFDSWFDTNNCLGDTKLVERLHTVLRPFLLRRIKADVEKTLLPKKEIKMYVGLSKMQREWYTKILMKDIDILNSAGKMDKMRLQNVLMQLRKCCNHPYLFDGAEPGPPYTTDLHLVVNSGKMAVLDKLLPKLKEQGSRVLIFSQMTRVLDILEDYCMWRNYGYCRLDGQTPHEERQISINAFNEPNSSKFLFMLSTRAGGLGINLATADVVILYDSDWNPQVDLQAMDRAHRIGQQKQVRVFRFITENTVEERIVERAEMKLRLDSIVIQQGRLVDPSANKLGKDEMLSIIRHGATHVFSSKESEITDDDIDAILERGKRKTMEMKEKLSTLGESSLRNFTMDTENSSVYTFEGEDYREKKKVITNWIEPPKRDRKANYAVDAYFREALRVSEPKAPKAPRPPKQPNVQDFQFFPPRLFELLEKEFLFYRKTIGYKVPRNPDLPNSAQVQKEEQAKIDEAEALSEEELEEKEALLQQGFTIWNKRDFNQFIKANEKWGRDDIENIAREVEGKTPEEVMEYSAVFWERCNELQDIEKIMAQIERGEARIQRRISIKKALDSKIGRYKAPFHQLRISYGTNKGKNYTEEEDRFLICMLHKLGFDKESVYDELRQCIRRSPQFRFDWFLKSRTSMDLQRRCNTLITLIERENMELEEREKAEKKKRGPKTGSVSFHFISQNVLFNSNVAPQL from the exons GAGAAGACTGACTCCTCAGATGCTGGAAAAGATTCCTCTTCTGATGCTGGTCCTGATGGACAAGATGCATCGTCCTCCCCTTCGTCTTCTCAACTCAAAGATGTTTCCCCAGGATATGAAGAGAAAGTG CAAACAGACCGGAGCAACAGATTTGAGTATCTGTTGAAGCAAACTGAGCTCTTTGCTCACTTTATCCAACCAACGGCCCAGAAGACCCCGACCTCACCGCTAAAAATGAAGCCAGGACATCCTCGTATCAAGAAAGATGAGAAACAGAACCTTCTGTCGGCTGGAGA CAACCATCATCGCCGCACAGAGcaggaggaagatgaagagCTGCTCAGTGAGAGCACAAAGACTACTAATGTGTGCACTTGCTTCGATGACTCTCCCTCCT ATGTCAAGTCTGGAAAAATGAGGGACTACCAGGTCCGTGGTTTGAACTGGCTCATATCTTTGTATGAAAATGGAATCAACGGCATCCTGGCTGACGAAATG GGTTTGGGAAAGACCCTCCAAACCATTTCCCTGCTTGGTTACATGAAGCACTACAGAAACATTCCGGGTCCACACATGGTCCTCGTTCCTAAGTCAACGCTCTATAACTGGATGAATGAGTTTCATCGCTGGGTGCCTTCCCTTCGTGCTGTCTGTCTGATTGGAGACAGAGACAAGAGA ACCGCTTTGATCCGAGACGTGCTGCTGCCCGGTGAGTGGGACGTTTGTGTAACGTCATACGAGATGCTCATCATTGAAAAGGCCGTGTTAAAGAAGTTCAACTGGAGATACCTGGTCATCGATGAGGCTCACAGGATCAAGAATGAGAAGTCAAAG CTGTCAGAAATTGTGCGTGAGTTTAAAACCACCAATCGTTTGCTGTTGACTGGAACTCCCCTGCAAAACAACCTCCATGAACTCTGGGCTCTGCTGAACTTCCTGCTGCCagatgtttttaattcttcAGAG GACTTTGATTCCTGGTTTGACACGAACAACTGTTTGGGTGATACTAAGCTGGTTGAACGTCTTCACACT GTTCTGCGTCCTTTCCTTCTGCGTCGTATCAAAGCTGACGTGGAGAAGACTCTTTTGCCTAAAAAAGAGATCAAGATGTATGTGGGCCTGAGCAAGATGCAACGAGAATG GTACACCAAGATTCTGATGAAGGACATTGACATTCTGAACTCTGCGGGAAAAATGGATAAGATGCGTCTGCAAAACGTCCTCATGCAACTGAGGAAGTGCTGCAACCACCCGTACCTGTTTGACGGGGCCGAACCAGGTCCCCCATACACAACTGACCTCCACCTGGTGGTAAACAGTGGCAAGATGGCGGTTCTGGACAAGCTGCTGCCCAAACTTAAGGAGCAGG GTTCGCGTGTGCTCATCTTCAGTCAGATGACCAGGGTGCTGGACATCTTGGAGGACTACTGCATGTGGAGGAACTATGGTTACTGTCGTCTGGATGGTCAGACGCCACACGAAGAGAGACAG ATCTCCATCAATGCATTCAATGAGCCGAACAGTTCAAAGTTCCTCTTCATGCTGAGCACCAGGGCCGGTGGTCTTGGGATTAATCTGGCGACGGCTGATGTGGTCATTCTCTACGACTCAGACTGGAATCCCCAAGTGGACCTGCAGGCCATG GACCGAGCTCACAGGATTGGTCAGCAGAAGCAGGTTCGCGTTTTCCGCTTCATCACAGAAAACACGGTGGAAGAAAGGATTGTAGAAAGAGCTGAGATGAAACTTCGCTTGGACTCTATTGTCATTCAGCAAG GACGACTGGTGGATCCCAGTGCAAACAAACTGGGCAAAGATGAGATGCTCTCCATCATCCGTCACGGCGCCACACACGTGTTTTCTTCCAAAGAGAGCGAAATCACAGACGATGACATCGATGCTATCCTGGAGCGCGGTAAACGGAAG ACTATGGAGATGAAGGAGAAGCTGTCTACACTGGGAGAGAGTTCTCTGAGGAACTTCACCATGGACACAGAGAACAGCAGCGTGTACACATTTGAAGGAGAGGACtacagagagaagaagaag GTCATCACGAACTGGATTGAACCACCTAAGAGAGACAGGAAGGCCAATTACGCTGTGGATGCTTATTTCAGAGAAGCTCTGAGAGTCAGTGAGCCGAAAGCACCCAAG gcTCCTCGTCCTCCCAAGCAGCCAAATGTTCAGGACTTCCAGTTCTTCCCACCACGTCTTTTTGAGCTTCTCGAAAAGGAATTTCTGTTTTACAGAAAAACTATTGGATATAAG GTTCCCCGTAACCCAGACTTGCCAAACTCAGCGCAGGTCCAGAAAGAAGAGCAGGCGAAGATCGATGAAGCTGAGGCTCTATCtgaggaagagctggaggagaagGAGGCTCTTTTACAGCAG GGATTTACTATTTGGAACAAACGTGACTTTAACCAGTTTATCAAAGCCAATGAGAAGTGGGGAAGAGATGATATCGAGAACATTGCCCGAGAGGTCGAAGGAAAGACTCCAGAGGAAGTCATGGAATATTCTG CTGTTTTCTGGGAACGCTGCAATGAACTGCAAGATATTGAGAAGATCATGGCCCAGATAGAAAGAGGAGAAGCCAGGATCCAGAGGAGGATCAGCATAAAGAAAGCTCTGGATTCAAAG ATTGGACGCTACAAGGCACCCTTCCATCAGCTGCGTATATCTTATGGCACTAACAAAGGCAAGAACTACACAGAGGAAGAGGATCGTTTCCTCATCTGTATGCTCCACAAGCTTGGCTTCGACAAAGAGAGCGTCTATGATGAGCTTCGTCAGTGCATCCGACGCTCGCCACAGTTTCGCTTCGACTGGTTTCTCAAATCCAGGACCTCCATG GACCTTCAGAGGCGCTGCAACACTCTGATCACACTAATTGAAAGAGAGAACATGGAGCTGGAGGAGCGCGAGAAggctgagaaaaagaaaaggggcCCAAAGACCGGATCTGTAAGTTTCCATTTCATCTCACAAAATGTGTTGTTTAATAGCAATGTAGCACCACAGCTTTGA